TTAGCACAGCAAGTTTGTTAGATTCGGCATGTGGGGGCTGACATCTTGAAATCCATTCAGAGGGAAAATTCCTTTAACTCGagtcttctgctgctgctgcaaacTGCACGCTGGAcaggaaatcaaaacaaaaactgaaaaataagcATATTTGATCATTAACCGTTGTTTACAGCAGCAAATCTCTTAAATGGATCTTAAATCTGTCCATAAATATACGATCGATTTTATCTTCCTCTTTACGTCCATTGATTTAATACGTTACTTCAGCGGTTTTAGAACATGCAgcgcaattttcaaatttaccttCAAATACAACAAGCATTTTGGATTTTCTCACAACGGATTCCCGCTTATAATAGCTTGTCCTAATTGTTGAATATAGAGCCGGACAGTACGTCGAGTTAGTAAATTCAAATACAAGCCTAATCGAGCTAACATATCACTTCACATTTCACACATCACCGGAAACGCGCTAGATTTGGCACTTTGATTAtacttttcttcgtttttctagggggggggggggatttggCAGAATAAAATTTACAGTTCATTAaggattattatttaaaaaaccacaAACATTACCctgaataacatttaaaaatgtatctCTTCAACCAAACAACCAATCCAGGAtgataaaactgaaaaaaaaaaaatgcgatgTATTCCTTTACAGTTACGGATACAAAAACTTGGGAGAATTTTAACCGATGGTCAAAGCACGTCTTTAGAACGTTCAAGTAACGTTAGACGATAGCAAGAACACAACAGAAAATGAGGTATCTGTGAACTAAACAAATGTCGCGAAATTTCTGAGTTCAATTACATTGATGAAAAAGATAAGGAGACAAGCGGAAGACCAAGATTATGATACGAATAACTCAAGTAATGGAGTGAATATTCGATAGAATGAATTTACCGATGAACAACATGAGCTTCAGTCACATTGATTGCATTGAACTCCACGTGAAACGCATTCGACGCCATCATTGAAAGTATCACCAATGCTAGGCTCTTGCAATAACTTTTCCGGTGTAGAAGTAGATCTCCTTTTGAGAATTGAGTGGGTTCTGTTGCTGGCAGCCTTATCATTGAAGATGGCAGCAAGGGATGCAACAAATTCTTTCCTTGGTTTAGCTATGGTGAAAAAACTAGGAACTCGCGATGTATGGGAGTGGTTTCCATTGGAAAGAAACTTGAGCGATCGCTTAGGCTTGGCCCCTCCAATATCGTCTGATCCGCAACCGATTTCGGGGTCTTCCAAACCTGAACTGCAAGCCAAAAATGTTACTCCATGCTGATGCCTCGGCGTTGAGGTTAATGAAGGATGCCCAGTAACTTCGACCGTCGACTCTTCAGCTGCATTATCATCTTCGTTTGCCTTTAAAAcataaagataaaataaaacgtgatttctttatattttcaagGCAAGTGAAATACCTCGTCGATCTTGGTGCGCCAAGTTTCAAATTCAGACGGTTCACGATAAATCTTTGCTGGCTGTGCCACTGTTGCGCgcatttcattattaaatCCGGAATAGGCATTGCAGTTTTTGAGGGATTCATCCCGATGACTAGGTGGTGTATGATAAGTCGACGTGTTTCGATCTGGGTGAGACATCTGGCAATTGGTTGAATGACGCTCAGTTGTGTGACTGGCTGGCTTAATTGCAAATTCTGAATTATTCGTAGTTCGAACGTCTCGCTGTTGTGGCATTGGTGTATAACTAAATCTGAAAGCAAGGAAACAAAATGACTGATTCAGATTAAGTTTTTCTaagtaataaaattatgtttgtGTTGCTAACTTACCGATCACCGCCACTGGGGTTGGGAGTACAGAATATCGTTTGCTGCAAATGTCCATTGCACTCAATCTGGACTTCGGTTTGAATATTCTCGTTCCTAAAGTAAGCAGAGGCATGTTCTTAGTTGACTACATCAGCACAGGACGaggtggccgagtggttaaggcgtgAGACTGCTAATCTCATGTGCTATGCACGCGAGGGTTCGAATCCCTTCCTCGTCGAAAtgtcttttttacttttacactTGAAAAcgtaactttaaaaaaaaaactatttggcaaattttgaaaacccatatgaaaagTTGTCTTTtggattcgttttttttactagaAAGTTACtagggaaaaggaaagaaaaatgtaataaagagaaaacgaaaagtaGGCGGAGCTTGCTCTTCATAAAGCGAGATATAAGAAACCCAAGTTAAGCTTATTTTGTTAAGGAaaccgagaaaaaaattaaacataaaaGCTGCAATAACCCTTGTGAAAATTGGCAAGAATTAGTTGACTAACAACATTgatgttttaaataaaattgcaatGGAAGAGTTGGCGTGTAAACGTAGtaatcgatttttaaaaaatcgatcaGTAAAAAAGAGCGCGCGAGATTCAAACTTAATATTCACAAAATTGCAAGAACGCGGAGATCGGAATTCTTAAGATTTAGACAAATGGTGACTTACGGTATGGATTGATTAATTTCGGCGTTGCAGTCATCCAAGGAACCACTCGACACTTCCAAAATTTGTTGCTGCcccggaggaggaggtggaagGGGAGGTGGTTGTGGTGGAGCAGGAgtccttcttttcttgaaattctcCTTGACAGCATCCCATCCGTGTTGGGGTTGGATCTGAGAGTGAGTGAAGGTTGGTGGAACGGGAGTCGGAGAATTAATTCTAACTGGCGGAGGGCTAGACTTTTGATAAACTTCTTTCTGCTGCGAGTGAGACACTGCAGCCGCCTGAAGACGAAGCATCAAATAGATTTCCTGCAAATCCATTTCACGTCGTTCACTCAATTCCGGTTGAAGGCCCAGTTTGAGAAAACTCGTAACATGAAGAGGGATATCCGACCCGAGCGGAAGCATTCTTGGATTGTTGCAACTCTCCTTTTGCCACATACGATTTATCTCTTTTGAATCAAGATGCGACCAAGGTATTTTCTCTGAGCACGTCTCCCACACCAGACAGCAAAAGGAATAGACATCAGAAAGGGTGGAGGCAAACTCTCCACGGGCACATTCCGGTGCAAGCCAAGGAGCCATCCATTCCCAGTGTGAAGATGGAACTTTCCGATAAGCTCTTcaagacaaaattaaaattaaatagtgATAGTTACATGTTAAAATAAACCCATGTCATACCTTTTTGATAAACTGTTATCTTCAGTCATAGTCTCCAAGCACCCTAACTTGGCTCGGCCAGTGGATACCAAATGAACGGCATGCGATGAAACACTGCAATGTAAGAACTCCTTAGAGTGAAGAAACAGCAAGGCATCACAAATCTGCTGCAATACAAGCAGTCGTTTAATGAGTGGAATGGAAGATCCCATTATGTGGAGTCTATGATGAAGAGAACCATGGTAAATAGGCTCGTATACAAGTTGCACGCTCTCCCAATGTTGCATTGCACTCACTCCCAACAGCATCATCAATCCTATTTACAACACAAtagattaaaataaatgaagattctataaaaatttttaaagaaaattttacctGGATGCCTCAACCGGCTCATGCTTTGAAGCTCTTCAAATaacagatcaggaggttgatTGTCTCTCATGCGCCGAATAGTAACGGGAGTTTGATGCCAGCGTCTAGGAATCATTTCAGTCGTCGGACCGGATCTGTAAGCAATACCTCGAGGGAGCAAACCATTAAGATCTGCTTCGACACCACATCCATCGTCGTCGGGATCACTTATTTCTGACTCGCTAATCAATGGAACTGGCCAAAGAGCAGCTGCGCTCTCTCCGCGCCCGTAAAGAATCTAAGAAATTGGTTTTGATGTTTATAAACTTCGAAGGATCTTGACTAAAAATGATAATTTACCTTGCCAAAACCAGTGCCTTGAACGTTGCCTAAAGGTCCAGTAAATTCGCAATTTTCGCCACACACCAAACCTATCGCAGCAAGTGTATTCCGCAACTTTGTCGGAAATTTCAATGTAGAACGGTGCCCCCGAGGAGTAGTGCTATTGTTTAATTCCGCAACTCCAGAATCGAAAACATTCACTTCGTTGTTTTTCATCGACGCTTGACGGAAGTGTTCTATCAATGAAAGAGTGGCCAGTCGGCTTTCAGAATGTGGCTGCATCGTTGCCCAATCACGCGGTGAGTGGTTATTTTGATCGTGCAGTCGAAGATCCCCTcctaaaaacaataaacatatatgaataataagaacaaacacacaattgatatttaaaaagttgaaCCTGCAATCAATAAGGAGATGAGCAGATGACTATTCCCGCTCCAGCATGCAGCATGCACTGGAGTGCAGCAAAGAATTGAACACCGCCTGTTTGGATCAGCACCAAGCTTCAGCAAAAGTTTCACTATATCGTAATGCCCTTGGAAAGATGCACAGAATAGTGGAGTTTGTCCTGCTCGATTAGCCAACTCGACAGGAACACCTATCAGAATAATAACCAATTTAAACAAGGCTGTAACATGCTAGttcgaaaaaaagattctcagGTAGTTAACAAGCTTTCAATTCTCACCAGAGTCAAGCAATTTGCTAACAGTGACTGACTTTCCTCGAAGAATTGCCCAATGAAGTCTGTCTTCAATAAATTTTGACTCTGGATCGGGCTCGCTGATGTAAACAGGCATCGATCTCTTCATCGACATCCTGTGTCCTCAACAAAAAGCTGTAAAACTTCGTAAAGCGTTGGGGGTACTGACTCATCGATACCTTCTACTAACCTTTTCCACGAGTCCCCCAATGAAATACGAATACGCCTTCTGTTTTAGGGGTATTCGATAATCATTAACTATTACAAATCGGATAATTGTGCAAAAGAGGAAGCGAAACCAGTTGCCGACGTCGAAAGTCACAACGGTCGCGCAACACGTGTGCAACGAAACACGGACTGTTAACAAAAAGGATGAAGTCGAGAAGTTCCCTTCCCCTTCCCTAAAACAAATGATTCATCAAGTTGCAAACATTTtgttaggaatattccattccaacagacgacgacgagatcaggacgccgcacaacaacaccggcgcacctacgcgactattgccttgggggcccccgataggtggccccaaattcagtcgttgttaccctaccccctattgtttattccccccccaatttactgtacaatattcagtgtgttaaaatagacgagaggtaaaagacacggttttgttcgtgtctaatttattcaacttggaaactgtaagtaaacggcccgacacgccgaacatccctattacattttctacatggtccttcgaacggtTTTTAACCCAGTGCATAACCGTGTCCTCCCTCTCAAATCACTCAAATCAACTCactcaaaactcaaaattgtgAAGCCGGTTGGGGCTACACAATTCTAGACCCCCCAAACGtttatctttgtttct
This region of Daphnia pulex isolate KAP4 chromosome 9, ASM2113471v1 genomic DNA includes:
- the LOC124203305 gene encoding inactive serine/threonine-protein kinase TEX14-like isoform X1 → MSMKRSMPVYISEPDPESKFIEDRLHWAILRGKSVTVSKLLDSGVPVELANRAGQTPLFCASFQGHYDIVKLLLKLGADPNRRCSILCCTPVHAACWSGNSHLLISLLIAGGDLRLHDQNNHSPRDWATMQPHSESRLATLSLIEHFRQASMKNNEVNVFDSGVAELNNSTTPRGHRSTLKFPTKLRNTLAAIGLVCGENCEFTGPLGNVQGTGFGKILYGRGESAAALWPVPLISESEISDPDDDGCGVEADLNGLLPRGIAYRSGPTTEMIPRRWHQTPVTIRRMRDNQPPDLLFEELQSMSRLRHPGLMMLLGVSAMQHWESVQLVYEPIYHGSLHHRLHIMGSSIPLIKRLLVLQQICDALLFLHSKEFLHCSVSSHAVHLVSTGRAKLGCLETMTEDNSLSKRAYRKVPSSHWEWMAPWLAPECARGEFASTLSDVYSFCCLVWETCSEKIPWSHLDSKEINRMWQKESCNNPRMLPLGSDIPLHVTSFLKLGLQPELSERREMDLQEIYLMLRLQAAAVSHSQQKEVYQKSSPPPVRINSPTPVPPTFTHSQIQPQHGWDAVKENFKKRRTPAPPQPPPLPPPPPGQQQILEVSSGSLDDCNAEINQSIPNENIQTEVQIECNGHLQQTIFCTPNPSGGDRFSYTPMPQQRDVRTTNNSEFAIKPASHTTERHSTNCQMSHPDRNTSTYHTPPSHRDESLKNCNAYSGFNNEMRATVAQPAKIYREPSEFETWRTKIDEANEDDNAAEESTVEVTGHPSLTSTPRHQHGVTFLACSSGLEDPEIGCGSDDIGGAKPKRSLKFLSNGNHSHTSRVPSFFTIAKPRKEFVASLAAIFNDKAASNRTHSILKRRSTSTPEKLLQEPSIGDTFNDGVECVSRGVQCNQCD
- the LOC124203305 gene encoding uncharacterized protein LOC124203305 isoform X3 encodes the protein MQPHSESRLATLSLIEHFRQASMKNNEVNVFDSGVAELNNSTTPRGHRSTLKFPTKLRNTLAAIGLVCGENCEFTGPLGNVQGTGFGKILYGRGESAAALWPVPLISESEISDPDDDGCGVEADLNGLLPRGIAYRSGPTTEMIPRRWHQTPVTIRRMRDNQPPDLLFEELQSMSRLRHPGLMMLLGVSAMQHWESVQLVYEPIYHGSLHHRLHIMGSSIPLIKRLLVLQQICDALLFLHSKEFLHCSVSSHAVHLVSTGRAKLGCLETMTEDNSLSKRAYRKVPSSHWEWMAPWLAPECARGEFASTLSDVYSFCCLVWETCSEKIPWSHLDSKEINRMWQKESCNNPRMLPLGSDIPLHVTSFLKLGLQPELSERREMDLQEIYLMLRLQAAAVSHSQQKEVYQKSSPPPVRINSPTPVPPTFTHSQIQPQHGWDAVKENFKKRRTPAPPQPPPLPPPPPGQQQILEVSSGSLDDCNAEINQSIPNENIQTEVQIECNGHLQQTIFCTPNPSGGDRFSYTPMPQQRDVRTTNNSEFAIKPASHTTERHSTNCQMSHPDRNTSTYHTPPSHRDESLKNCNAYSGFNNEMRATVAQPAKIYREPSEFETWRTKIDEANEDDNAAEESTVEVTGHPSLTSTPRHQHGVTFLACSSGLEDPEIGCGSDDIGGAKPKRSLKFLSNGNHSHTSRVPSFFTIAKPRKEFVASLAAIFNDKAASNRTHSILKRRSTSTPEKLLQEPSIGDTFNDGVECVSRGVQCNQCD